One Manduca sexta isolate Smith_Timp_Sample1 chromosome 26, JHU_Msex_v1.0, whole genome shotgun sequence genomic region harbors:
- the LOC115452410 gene encoding protein FAM32A-like, with protein MVEEDEYGCVNRTQLKIKDNSGIKKKKKKKANKETEKRIENEVKQQIKQQSNPDNRTKAEIAFQKMQEKMQKQRIQQKAEMTHKQRVEKFNQHLDSLTEHFDIPKVSWTK; from the exons ATGGTGGAAGAAGATGAATACGGGTGTGTAAATAGAACACAACTTAAAATCAAGGATAATTCTGGaatcaaaaagaaaaagaagaagaaagccAACAAGGAAACAGAAAAACGAATTGAAAATGAGGTAaaacaacaaattaaacaacaaaGCAATCCGGACAATCGCACCAAGGCTGAAATAGCGTTCCAAAAGATGCAAGAGAAAATG CAAAAACAAAGAATCCAACAGAAAGCAGAAATGACACACAAGCAAAGAGTGGAGAAATTCAACCAACATCTGGACAGTCTCACTGAACACTTTGATATTCCTAAAGTATCttggacaaaataa